Below is a genomic region from Mycobacteriales bacterium.
CTGTGGGGCTCGGCCAACCACGGCTGGTGGCCGCTGCTGTGGTTCATCGCCAAGCTGCTGACCCTGCTGTTCATCTTCATCTGGCTGCGTGCCACCCTGCCCCGGCTGCGCTACGACCAGCTGATGCAGCTCGGCTGGAAGGTGCTGGTGCCCTTCAGCCTGGTGTGGCTGCTGGCCGTGGCCGCGGTGCAGGCCGTGCGCTCCAGCGGCACCGACCTGCGCCAACTGCTGGTCTACGTCGGGATCGGCGCCGCGGTGCTGCTGCTGGTGTTCGGCTTCTGGCCGCAGCGCAAGCTGCCGGTCGAGGAGCACGACGAGCCCGGCGAGTCGCCGTTCCCGGTGCCGCCGATGGACCTCGTCGTACCGCCGTCGCCGCGACTGGCGGTGGCGTCGGCCGCGCTGCAGGCCGGCGGCGGCGACGAATCCGGCACCGCCCACGATGGTCGCGACGACGCTCCGGACGATCGGGGGGAGGGTTCCCGTGCTTGATTCGGTCAAGGGCTTCGGCCTGACGTTCGCCACGATGTTCAAGAAGAAGGCGACGATCCAGTACCCGGAGGCCGGTACGGCGACCGCGCCGCGCTATCACGGGCGGCACGTGCTCAACCGCCACCCCGACGGGCTGGAGAAGTGCGTCGGTTGCGAGCTGTGCGCCTGGGCCTGCCCGGCCGACGCGATCTACGTCGAGGGCGGCGACAACACCGATGAGGCCCGCTTCTCGCCCGGGGAGCGTTACGGCGCGGTCTACCAGATCAACTATCTGCGCTGCATCTTCTGCGGGCTGTGCATCGAGGCCTGCCCGACCCGGTCGCTGACGATGACCAACGAGTACGAGCTGGCCAACGACGACCGGCGCGACCTCATCTTCACCAAGGAAGACCTGCTCGCCCCGCTGCTGCCCGGGATGGAGCAGCCGCCGCACCCGATGAGGCTCGGGGACGACGAGAAGGACTACTACGTCGGCGCGATGCAGGACCCCGGAGCTTCGGCGGGCGCCGAATACCCGGAGAAGGAGGGCGACCCGATCGAGGAGGTCCAGGATCCTGCGACCACCGGGGCCCGGCAGTCGCCCACCACGACCGACGCCACGACGAAGAAGGTCGACCGATGACCCCGGCCCTCCAACCGCCGGCGCCGCGGACAAAACCCACTACTAGTGGGTTTTGGACAGTGGCGGGGAGCGTCCTCCGATGACCGGGCACGTGCTTGCGCTGACCGCCAGTCAGCAGATGCGGCCGGGCGAATCGATCCTCTTCTGGATCCTCGGGCCGATCGGGGTGATCGGCGCACTGGGCATGGTGCTGGCCAAGAACGCCGTGCACTCCGCGCTCTTCCTGGTCACCACGATGTTCTCGCTCGGCGTGTTCTACGTCCTCGAGCAGGGGCCGTTCATCGGGCTGGTCCAGATCGTGGTCTACACCGGCGCGATCATGATCCTGTTCCTCTTCGTCCTGATGCTGGTCGGGCGGGACAACTCCGACTCGCTCGTGGAGACCCTGCGCGGCCAGCGGGTGGCGGCGGTCCTGCTGGGTCTCGGCCTCGCCGCGATGCTGGTCGCGGCGATCTCCAGCGCCCTCGACGGCAATCAGGCGGTGGGGCTGGACAAGGCCAACGCCGTCGGCAACCTGCCGGCCATCTCGCGACTGCTCTTCCACAACTACGTACTCGCGTTCGAGCTGACCAGCGCCCTGCTGATCACCGCGGCGGTCGGCGCGATGGTCCTCGGCAACGTCGAACGCGACCCGGCCGAGCGGCGCACCCAGCGGGACCTGTCGCGGCAGTCGCTGCGCGGCGGCGGCTACCCCGGGCCCAAGCCGGGTCCGGGCGTCTACGCCTTCGGCGACTCGGTCGCCCGCCGGGCGCTGCTGCCCGACGGCACCACCGCGGAGTCCAGCGTCATGAAGACCGCGGAGGACGCCGAGATCGAACAGTTCGCCCCGAGCCGGCGCGAGTTGGAAGGAGACGACCGCCGATGAGCCCCACCTGGTATCTGCTGTTGTCCGCGGTGCTGTTCTCGATCGGCACCGTCGGCGTCCTCGTACGCCGCAACGCGATCGTCGTCTTCATGTGCATCGAACTGATGCTCAACGCCGCCAACCTGGCGCTGGTCACCTTCTCCAGGATCAACGGCTCGCTCGACGGGCAGATCATGGCGTTCTTCGTGATGGTGGTGGCGGCGGCCGAGGTCGTGGTCGGGCTTGCCATCATCATGTCCATCTTCCGGACGCGTCGCTCGGCCTCGGTCGACGACACGAACCTGCTCAAGTACTAGGAAGGCATAGGCGGTCGTGAACTTCCTCGCCGGCCGAACGGTCGACGCTGCCGGCATCGTGGCGCACCCGGCGACCGATGGGCTGCAGCAGTATTCCTGGCTGCTCATCGCGTTGCCGCTGGCGTCGGCCGCGGTGCTGATGCTGGTCGGGCGGCGCGGCGACAAGTGGGGGCACATCCTCGGCGTCGCGGTGCCGATCGTCTGCTTCTTCTACGGCCTCGCGCTCTTCGTCAACGACCTCGGGCTGTCCGCCGACCGCCGCAGTATCGACACCAACCTCTTCAGCTGGATCCCGGTCGGCAGCTTCCAGGTCAACTTCGGGACCCGGGTCGACCAGCTGTCCCTGTGTTTCGTCCTGCTGATCACCGGTGTCGGATCCCTGATCCACATCTACTCGCTCGGCTACATGAAGGAAGACCCGCTGCGTCGGCGCTTCTTCGCCTATTTCAACCTCTTCGTCGCGGCGATGCTGCTGCTGGTCCTCGGCAACAACTACCTCTCGCTCTACGTCGGCTGGGAAGGCGTCGGCCTGGCGTCCTACCTGCTGATCGGCTTCTGGACCTACAAGCCGGCCGCGGCGACGGCGGCGAAGAAGGCCTTCATCATGAACCGCGTCGGCGACGTCGGCCTGACGCTGGCGATCTTCCTGATGTTCGCCACCCTCGGTACGACGTCGTTCGCCGGGGTCTTCGGCGGCGCCCACCAGCTCTCCGGCGGTGCGGCCACCGGGATGGCGCTGCTGCTGTTGCTCGGTGCCTGCGGAAAGTCCGGCCAGATCCCGCTGCAGGGCTGGCTCCCGGACGCCATGGAGGGCCCGACGCCGGTGTCGGCGCTGATCCACGCGGCAACCATGGTCACCGCCGGCGTCTACCTCATCGCCCGGTCCAACCCGATCTTCAACATCACCCAGGACGGCCGCACCGTCGTCACGATCATCGGTGCGCTCACCCTGCTCTACGGCTGCGTCGTCGGCTGTGCCTACGACGACATCAAGAAGGTGCTCGCCTACTCCACGGTGAGCCAGATCGGCTACATGTTCCTCGCCGTCGGGCTCGGCCCGGCGGGCTACGCGCTCGGCATCCTGCACCTGCTCGCGCACGGCTTCTTCAAGGCCGGGCTCTTCCTCGGCGCCGGCTCGGTGATGCACGGGATGAACGACGAGGTCAACATGCGGCGCTTCGGCGGCCTGCGCAAGGTCATGCCGATCACCTTCGTCACCTTCGGCCTGGCCTATCTGGCGATCATCGGCTTCCCCGGCCTGTCCGGCTACTTCACCAAGGACAAGATCATCGAGGCGGCGTTCAACAAGGGCGGCACCTCGGGTGCCCTGCTCGGCACGGCCGCGTTGATCGGCGCCGGCCTCACCGCGTTCTACATGACCCGGCTGATGATCATGACTTTCTTCGGCAAGCGGCGGTGGGCGGCGGACGCGCACCCGCACGAGTCGCCATCGGTGATGACCGGGCCGATGATCGTGCTCGCGTTCGGGTCGGTCTTCGCCGGCGGCCTGCTCGCCGTTGGCGGCACCCTCGAGCACTGGCTCGCGCCGGTGCTCGGTGAGTCGACGGCGCAGGGCCCGGACCTGATCAACAGCACCCTGCTGACCGTGATCATCGTGGTCGTGGCGGCCCTGGGCGTGGCGGCGGCGATCGTGGCGTTCCGCGCGGAGATCCCCGAGACCGCCCCGGCGCACGTCTCCCCGGTCACGATCGCGGCCCGCCGGAACCTCTACGGCGACGCGTTCAACGAGACGGTCTTCGCCCGGCCGGGGGAGTGGCTCTCCCGGGCCCTGGTCTTCTTCGACAACCGCGGGGTCGACGGCCTGGTCGGCGGGATCGGCGCGACCATGGGCGGCAGCTCGGCGCGACTGCGTCGGCTGCAGACCGGCTTCGTACGCTCCTATGCACTGTCCATGCTCGGCGGTTCGGTAATCCTGGTGGGAGCACTGTTGGCTGTGAGGTTCGGGTGAGCGGCTTCTGGCTGATAGCACTGGGTGCGGTCCCGTTGGTGGGGTCGGTCGCCGTCGCCGTGCTGCCCTCCGCCCGGGAGAAGGCGATCAAGCAGCTGACGCTGGCCTTCACGCTGGCGACCCTGGTCGTCGGGATCATCGTCGCGGCGCAGTACCACCCGTCCGGCCCGCGCTTTCAGGGCACGCTGTCCTACTCGTGGATCAAGCCCTTCGGGGTGAGCTTCGCGGTCGGCATCGACGGCATCGCGCTGGTGATGCTGCTGCTCATCGTGGTGCTGTTGCCGGTGGTCGTCATCGCGGCCTGGAACGACGAGACGCCGGGCAACCGCAGCCCGAAGGCGTTCTTCGCCTGGCTGCTGGCGCTCGAGGTCATGATGGTCGGGGTCTTCGTGGCCACCGACGTCTTCCTCTTCTACGTGT
It encodes:
- the nuoI gene encoding NADH-quinone oxidoreductase subunit NuoI, which encodes MVATTLRTIGGRVPVLDSVKGFGLTFATMFKKKATIQYPEAGTATAPRYHGRHVLNRHPDGLEKCVGCELCAWACPADAIYVEGGDNTDEARFSPGERYGAVYQINYLRCIFCGLCIEACPTRSLTMTNEYELANDDRRDLIFTKEDLLAPLLPGMEQPPHPMRLGDDEKDYYVGAMQDPGASAGAEYPEKEGDPIEEVQDPATTGARQSPTTTDATTKKVDR
- a CDS encoding NADH-quinone oxidoreductase subunit J; this encodes MTGHVLALTASQQMRPGESILFWILGPIGVIGALGMVLAKNAVHSALFLVTTMFSLGVFYVLEQGPFIGLVQIVVYTGAIMILFLFVLMLVGRDNSDSLVETLRGQRVAAVLLGLGLAAMLVAAISSALDGNQAVGLDKANAVGNLPAISRLLFHNYVLAFELTSALLITAAVGAMVLGNVERDPAERRTQRDLSRQSLRGGGYPGPKPGPGVYAFGDSVARRALLPDGTTAESSVMKTAEDAEIEQFAPSRRELEGDDRR
- the nuoK gene encoding NADH-quinone oxidoreductase subunit NuoK, with protein sequence MSPTWYLLLSAVLFSIGTVGVLVRRNAIVVFMCIELMLNAANLALVTFSRINGSLDGQIMAFFVMVVAAAEVVVGLAIIMSIFRTRRSASVDDTNLLKY
- the nuoL gene encoding NADH-quinone oxidoreductase subunit L codes for the protein MQQYSWLLIALPLASAAVLMLVGRRGDKWGHILGVAVPIVCFFYGLALFVNDLGLSADRRSIDTNLFSWIPVGSFQVNFGTRVDQLSLCFVLLITGVGSLIHIYSLGYMKEDPLRRRFFAYFNLFVAAMLLLVLGNNYLSLYVGWEGVGLASYLLIGFWTYKPAAATAAKKAFIMNRVGDVGLTLAIFLMFATLGTTSFAGVFGGAHQLSGGAATGMALLLLLGACGKSGQIPLQGWLPDAMEGPTPVSALIHAATMVTAGVYLIARSNPIFNITQDGRTVVTIIGALTLLYGCVVGCAYDDIKKVLAYSTVSQIGYMFLAVGLGPAGYALGILHLLAHGFFKAGLFLGAGSVMHGMNDEVNMRRFGGLRKVMPITFVTFGLAYLAIIGFPGLSGYFTKDKIIEAAFNKGGTSGALLGTAALIGAGLTAFYMTRLMIMTFFGKRRWAADAHPHESPSVMTGPMIVLAFGSVFAGGLLAVGGTLEHWLAPVLGESTAQGPDLINSTLLTVIIVVVAALGVAAAIVAFRAEIPETAPAHVSPVTIAARRNLYGDAFNETVFARPGEWLSRALVFFDNRGVDGLVGGIGATMGGSSARLRRLQTGFVRSYALSMLGGSVILVGALLAVRFG